The sequence below is a genomic window from Streptomyces sp. B21-105.
AATACATCAATAGAGATGCATCAATAGAGATGCATCTTTTGGCGATGTATCGAGACGGATGTACTGTGCGGGTATGGATGGAGTCGAGCTGTTCCTGTTGGGGCGCACCCTGATGAAGATCGGGGAAGGCGCCATGCCGGAGCCGGAGGGCGGCATGGCCCGCTACGGCGGTGGCGTACGGTCCGTGCTCATCGTGGTGAGTGACCTTTCCGCCCACCCCGACAGTGCCGTCGGCGAGATCGCCGCCCGCACCGGACTCCCGCAGAGCCAGGTCTCCACCGCCGTGGCCCGCCTGAAGGAGGCTGGCGCGGTCGTCACCGAGAACGACCCCAACGACCGCCGCCGCCTCCTGGTTCGTCAAGCGCCCCGTCCCTCCGACCGGATGATCCAGGTCAGGGCGACCACTATCGACGGCGCTCTCGCCGATGCGCTCGGAGACGAGGACCCTGTGGCGATGAAGGAAGTCACCGACGCGCTCGATACGCTGGCCCGGCATCTGTCGCCGCAGGCGGCGCGGCGCAGAAAGAGCTGACGCGGCTACTTGTCGTGGTCGGCACGCGCGGGGCCCTTGTCAGGGGGCAGGGGAAATCTCCGGACGCGCGACTGCGGTGCGAGGTGGGTGCCGCGACAGGTGGGGGGCCCGGCCGACCGGCGAAGGTCCGGTGTGGGCCCGCCCTTCAGTCAGCGCGTGCCGCAGAGACGTTCCGATCTCGCCATACTCGCCGGGGCGGCAGTGTGAGGGCTTCCGGTCCCGCGAGGGCGTAGAGCACCGTGCCGACCACCGCGAGGCACAGTGCCGTCCAGGTCGCCGCAGGCGTGCCGGCCGGCAGCAGCATCCAGGTCGCCACCTTCACGGGCACCGTGGTCGCCGGGGGCGGAGCGAGGAACGCGAACGCGAGCCAGGTGAAGGGGAACGCCCAGGCGTACCGTCCTCCCGCGACCGCCGCACCCAGGGCGGCCAGCCCCGCCAGTCCCGCGCAGTCCCGGGCGACGAACTCGGTGGTGGCCAGGTCCTGACCCACCATCTGCACGGTCAGGAGCACGGCGCCGACGATCGCGCCGCCGAGCAGCACGTGCGCCGCTCTGCGGGGAGCCCATCGGATCGCGGCGCTGCGGTCCAGGTCGAGGTCCTGCCCGCCGAGTCCGGTCGAGAGGGCCATGGCGCCCGCGGTGAGGACGACCGCGGGCAGTTGCGACCCACCAGGCGCGGCACTGCCGTCTCGAGTGAGCGCCCACCCGGCCGCGGCACTGATCAGCACCGTGGCGAGCGACGCGGGCACCTGGCGCGAGTGCGCGTACAGCGTCAGCCATCTCACTGGGACGGACCGCCTTTGAGTACCTCGAACGCGTCGCCCTCGCAGGAGAGAGCGGCGGCGTACATCGCGTTGATGCGTGCGAGCTGTTGCGCCCGTGGCAGTGCCATGAGCTCCTCCCACACCGGTCGGACCCTGGCGATGACGTCGCGGTTCAACGCTGCCGACCCGGTGCCGGGCAGCGGCTCGAGATCCCCCTCACGGGGACCTTCGGCGGCTGCCGCCGCCGGGCCTGGCGAGATCAGGGCGGCCCGCTGCGTGACCAGGAGAGTCGCCACGCACGCGGCTGCCATGGCCGCCGAATGACGTGCGCTGCGTGCGCGACGCGGTGGGGGATGAAGGAGAGGGGCAGGACAGAGCGTCGGGGCGCTGGGGCATGCCGGACTGGCGATGTGTCCCCATGGACCTGTCCGGCACCAGTCTCGCCAGAGGGTGAGACATGTGACGACTCGTTAGGCCGCGACCATGCCTGTCCCGGCCATTCCGGGACGTGCTCAGCCTCCGGTCACTCGCCGTAGAAGCCACCGAAGTGCGACGGCGTCGATCGCGGCCTCGAAGAACCAACCGCAGGACCTGCCCCGAGTGGAGAAAGCCCGTCAGGCGGCCGCCGAGAATCCTCATCGATCCGCAGTGCGGGATT
It includes:
- a CDS encoding helix-turn-helix domain-containing protein; this encodes MDGVELFLLGRTLMKIGEGAMPEPEGGMARYGGGVRSVLIVVSDLSAHPDSAVGEIAARTGLPQSQVSTAVARLKEAGAVVTENDPNDRRRLLVRQAPRPSDRMIQVRATTIDGALADALGDEDPVAMKEVTDALDTLARHLSPQAARRRKS